The following are from one region of the Planctomycetota bacterium genome:
- a CDS encoding TetR/AcrR family transcriptional regulator, with product MPPADRRAREKAAARGKILSAARDLFVRDGLEHVTMRRIADAAEYTAPALYVHFPDKDALIEELCRDDCCMLREAFGVAECIADPVERLLEIGRAYVRFALDHPHHYRFMFMTPKPPPPEAVLSTVRDNPDLDGYAFMRQAVSECIRAGRFKPGYRDPERVAQICWAAAHSVASLYIIHGTCPWVRWRDPLETAYRLLEAVTDGMLAPGDARKGVSA from the coding sequence GTGCCCCCAGCCGATCGACGGGCCAGAGAGAAGGCGGCCGCCCGCGGGAAGATCCTTTCCGCCGCCCGGGATCTGTTCGTGCGTGACGGGCTCGAGCACGTCACCATGCGGCGCATCGCCGACGCGGCCGAGTACACGGCGCCCGCGCTCTACGTGCACTTCCCCGACAAGGACGCGCTCATCGAGGAGCTCTGCCGCGACGACTGCTGCATGCTGCGCGAGGCCTTCGGCGTGGCCGAGTGCATCGCCGACCCGGTGGAGCGCCTGCTCGAGATCGGGCGGGCGTACGTGCGGTTCGCGCTCGACCACCCCCACCACTACCGCTTCATGTTCATGACCCCCAAGCCGCCGCCCCCCGAGGCGGTGCTCTCCACCGTGCGCGACAACCCGGACCTCGACGGGTACGCGTTCATGCGTCAGGCGGTCAGCGAGTGCATCCGCGCCGGGCGCTTCAAGCCCGGCTACCGAGATCCGGAGCGTGTGGCGCAGATCTGCTGGGCCGCGGCCCACAGCGTCGCGTCGCTGTACATCATCCACGGCACGTGCCCGTGGGTGCGGTGGCGCGACCCGCTCGAGACGGCGTACCGCCTGCTCGAGGCCGTCACCGACGGCATGCTCGCGCCCGGCGACGCGCGGAAGGGGGTGTCGGCATGA